Proteins encoded within one genomic window of Pithys albifrons albifrons isolate INPA30051 chromosome 9, PitAlb_v1, whole genome shotgun sequence:
- the MINPP1 gene encoding multiple inositol polyphosphate phosphatase 1 codes for MAPRGTAASLLLLLLLPALAVPPAGAGLSGYFGTKSRYEEVNPHLVRDPLSLGPGVGAAPPPSCAPLQLRAVLRHGTRYPTAGQVRRLGELHARLLRRPAEPAACPAAAALAAWPMWYEESLDGRLAPQGRRDMELLARRLAARFPALFAARRRLALASSSKHRCLQSGAAFRRGLGPDLSLGGDEVEVEVNDSLMRFFDHCAKFVALVEENDAAMCQVSAFKEGPEMKKVLEKVASALCLPVKELNADLVQVAFLTCSYELAIKNVTSPWCSLFSEEDAKVLEYLNDLKQYWKRGYGYDINSRSSCILFQDIFQHLDKAVEESKSSKPISSPLIVQVGHAETLQPLLALMGFFKDEEPLMANNFARQEHRKFRSGRIVPYAANLVLVLYHCDHVNASREEYQVQMLLNERPMVFHHSNETISTYADLKDYYRDILENCHFKEECELPKVNVTAVDEL; via the exons ATGGCGCCGCGCGGTACAGCcgcatccctcctgctgctgctgctcctcccggCCCTCGCCGTGCCGCCGGCGGGCGCGGGGCTGAGCGGCTACTTCGGCACCAAGTCCCGCTACGAGGAGGTGAACCCGCACCTGGTTCGCGACCCGCTGTCGCTGGGTCCGGGCGTGGGCGCGGCGCCACCCCCCAGCTGCGCTCCGCTGCAGCTCCGCGCCGTGCTCCGGCACGGCACCCGCTACCCCACGGCCGGGCAGGTGCGGCGGCTGGGCGAGCTGCACGCCCGGCTGCTCCGGCGGCCCGCCGAGCCCGCTGCctgccccgccgccgccgcgctggCCGCCTGGCCCATGTGGTACGAGGAGAGCCTGGACGGGCGGCTGGCGCCGCAGGGCCGGCGcgacatggagctgctggccCGCCGCCTGGCCGCCCGCTTCCCCGCGCTCttcgccgcccgccgccgcctgGCGCTGGCCAGCAGCTCCAAGCACCGCTGCCTGCAGAGCGGAGCCGCCTTCCGCCGCGGGCTCGGGCCGGACCTCAGCCTCGGCGGAGACG AGGTGGAGGTTGAAGTCAATGATTCCTTGATGCGTTTTTTTGACCACTGTGCCAAGTTTGTAGCCTTGGTGGAAGAAAACGACGCCGCCATGTGCCAGGTGAGCGCCTTCAAAGAGGGGCCGGAGATGAAGAAGGTCTTGGAGAAGGTTGCAAGTGCCTTGTGTTTGCCAGTGAAGGAGCTAAATGCAG ATCTTGTTCAAGTGGCTTTTCTTACCTGCTCCTATGAGTTGGCTATAAAAAATGTGACCTCCCCGTGGTGTTCTCTCTTCAGTGAAGAAGATGCCAAG GTGCTGGAATACCTGAATGACCTGAAGCAATACTGGAAGAGAGGATATGGCTATGACATCAATAGTCGCTCCAGCTGCATTTTATTCCAGGATATCTTCCAGCATTTGGACAAAGCAGTGGAAGAGAGCAAAAG CTCAAAACCCATTTCTTCACCTCTGATTGTCCAAGTTGGGCACGCAGAGACACTTCAGCCCCTGCTTGCCCTGATGGGTTTCTTCAAAGATGAGGAGCCTCTCATGGCCAACAATTTCGCCAGGCAGGAGCACCGCAAGTTCCGCAGCGGCCGCATCGTGCCGTACGCAGCCAacctggtgctggtgctgtaCCACTGCGACCACGTGAACGCCTCCAGGGAGGAGTACCAGGTGCAGATGCTGCTCAACGAGAGACCAATGGTGTTCCACCACTCCAACGAAACCATCTCCACATATGCAGACCTCAAGGACTACTACAGGGACATCCTGGAAAACTGCCACTTCAAGGAGGAGTGTGAATTGCCCAAAGTGAATGTCACTGCTGTGGATGAGCTGTGA